GAAATGCCAAAATGAAGATCTTTATCTATAACAGTTGCAAAGCACGTGGCTGTGAACCTGAATTCAGATTCAGGACTAACTCAACCGTCTTTCTTCCACTttcccccatggtgtccccatctcATGTTGGACACCCCGTTGGCCGTTGCCCAGTCACTGGTGGggagccctggagctgctgggtgtGCGGACCATCGACTGCCGCTCCACCAGAAACCACCACCACTTCCACGGCGGAGGTTTCCCATGGCTTCATCCCATGCCTCTTCTGGGTATAAACCATGTATCAAGCgctgaaagggaagggaaaatgttAATATACTGAATATTACTTTATATCTAGTTCAGCTTATAAAAAGTGTTCCTTCTTTGCCAAAGTGTATTCAGATCTTCACATCCTGATATCTATTCTCCCTGCAAGTGTTACGGGTGTGTacatctatctgtctgtctgtctatctatctatccatacacacacacatacatacatatatatatgtttttacaACGCTGGCATCAAGACAGCTGGCAGCGTGTTACCTTTGGTATATTTTACAAAGCTCTTCTGCAAACACTGTTGCTCTGTTGCTGAAGCAGCCGCTGACAGGTCTGGCAACACCCTGCCAACCACCCTCCCGTCTCACAACCTTATTCCGGCCATATTCCCTTCCGCTGGGGAAGCACCATCGTCTCCCTCACAGCAGGACCCAACCCGTGTGGGGCGGAATGCAGGGTCTGCCTTGCAAAAAGCTTCAGCACGGCAAGACGTGAAGACGGAGAACTGCATTTTTCTAATGCTCCTACCCCAAGATCACCTCCAAGACAAAAATTCTCTCCTTCCAGTCTGACTGGAAAATGAAAACTTAGATCAGGGACCCTAAAATTTTGTAACCCGCCACCAACAGCTGTGGGAGTCCTTGCCACAGTCTTTGCTTCCCTAAATTTTATCCATTCCAGCCTACCCAGCTCACCATGGAAAATAACTGCCCCCATTCCTCATCTCCTGCACTGTCTTGAGGTGCTTTAACTGTCTAAGATCTGCTTTCCCCATGACCCAAGATGATGTTCAAGCACCTGGAGGACAGACCTCACACACCATCCGGTGTGTAACCAGGACCAGTGTCTGACCGCACTGGGACTCGCAGGCTGCCCACGCCTTGTCCTGGGCGATGGCCCGGAGCACTACGAAGTGTGAAGTGACTAATGCAGGGCTCGCTGCTGGCGAGGAGGTAGCTGAAGCTCTAGAGTTTATGGCTACCTGAGCAATAAAATCCAAGCAAGTTGTGTATAATGAGAAATATGAACCAGGCTGGGGAGTTGTGTGCTGCTGAAGATCTGAGAGACGGACACGGGGATAAGCTCCAGCCTCTGGGTGATTATTTCCCAGACACGCTTCACAGGGTGCAGCACCCAGacatgcttttaaataaatgtgaggGCTGGTGTGTCAGAGATGAGGGCACAGAGATGGTGTCTCCCAAACCCCGAGTCCTTCCCAGAAGCTGCGCCCCCCAGCAGCACCGCTCCGGGTGCCCGTCCGCACAGCGGCTCCTGAGGTTTCATGCAGTTCCATCTCAGGAACTCCCCTCCTCAGCTTGCTCAGAGTCTGCGGCAGCTTTTTCGAAGCACCGCTTATTTCTCTGGCTCGTACCTTTCCCACAAGCTGCTTCCCCTTGCACAGCCCAGCTCCGCTGTGACGTGCGAATCCACCACGGAAGCCCGAAGTTCCACCCCCAAGTAAGGAAGCTGCGATTCCCCCGGAGGAGGGCGGCTGGGTACAGAAATGCAAAGGGACCGAGGGATTTGCTCCAAAGTCGCAGAggatgctgggctgggcaggagcggggcagATGCAGCATCTCCTGACACTCGGGCCATGCACGGAGAGTTTCCCCTCTTCACACTCCATCCCCGAGCCCGTAACGCTCCATGCAGCCAGGAGAGGATGAAGGTCCACAGGGGAAACCCACCGAGCCCAGGAACAAAGATCTACCGGGGGAAAACACAAAAGGAGCAGTCTCCTGAGCAATAATTCGCATTTTCTCACAAAATAAACAGATCTAAGTCACCACTGGAATGATTCTATCCCCTAACAAAGGAGGGACAGTAAAAGGGCTCAGGAAAACGAGGGCGCTTGCGGAGGAAAAATAGCCGATGCGAAAGAAATTTTCGCTTtgcctcaaaaggaaaaaaaaaaaacaacaacccagcaCAAATGATACCTAGCTTTCTTCAGCAGAAAACCGGAAAACTTTGTCTGAAAAGCATAGAAAAAGTGGTTTGGATCAGAAGAGGAGCGAAGCAGTTTTCCACAAATCACAAAAACCATGGACAACTTCTGTGGAAAGCAGATAATTTATGCAATTATTTTTGTTGCTGAGGTCTCTTTGCTTCCCCTCACTGCTGTGGatggctgtgctgggctctctTCCTGCCGGTGGGAGCTGATGGACACACAGAGGACTCCTGACCTAACCCTTAAGTCAAGTTGATGGTGGACTCCAGGATCTTGTTGCCAACCAGCAGAAAAGAAACGTGCTCTAATACGAAATGAGCCAGAAGCATTCCCGCGGGAAGGTAAGACCTGATCTCCTGGTGGTTTCAGTCTTGGATCTACCACTGGCATCGTCCAAGCTCAAGACCAAATCTGAATTTTTCCCTTTTGAGCTCTTGAAGCGTGCAACATCTCCACGTGAGCCATGTCTGGCGTGGGAAGCAGAACTAGAGAAGAGCCTGACATTTAAGGGCAGAAGTCACCATTCCTGTGCAGCATCTGCAGAGAGAGGTCTTGGCCTCGAAATAACCCTTCTAGTACAgggctccaacagctctgtgtcacATCAGATGGACTAATCTTCATGACCGCAAGATCAGATCCATCAAATTTATCATCCTCTTGCAAAAGAAGATAAATCTGTATTACCCTGAGACTCCTTGCTGACTGAataaaccattctatcattctggATAAAATGAGCCTGGTTTTTTGTCATATAAGTAAGAATTAATTTAAGTGGTGTAATTAAGATTATATCAGTGCTAAAAAATAACACCAGAATCCAAAAGCCTGTCCTTATTTCACGACAAATACTGTGACAATGAATGGCCACTTGAAAATACCACTTATTTGTGATACATTTCTAAATTCTGTTGTACAGAGCCATGAAGTTCTGCATTACCACGATGAAAAACTCATACTTTGAAGAACAGCTGTACGAAGCAGAGGTCAAATGCTAATCCAGatacaaatataaaactgaaCAAATAAATCAATaggcttaaaataaatattacacatTACAGCTGCAAGTCTTTATGTCCTGTTAtcttgcacattaaaaaaacaattacaatttttttttcttgctcagcaatgTCTGCCCGTGCGTGTTGGAGGAGCAGGACGGAAGAAGTCCAACAGCTGATCTAACTGCAGTGTTTACGTGGGGGGCCAATCCAAAACGCAATGAGACAGAACAGGGGAATGATGCAGAAactctccccaccacctcccagacAGCTTAGCGACAGTCTCTGAGCACCTGCGCTGCTCATCTCCCGTAatcaaattttttattttctttttttagcctaTGCAAAGAACTTgatttaaagtgttttatttgaTGGAGGAACAGCCCAGTCTCATACCTGCATCCTCTCCAGCACATGGGACCGCTGACACGACCGGGCAGACGGACCAGCTCCTGACCGACAGACGCTATTAAAGATAGTCCATGCGGCCACAGGTGCGTCTCCCAAAACCCATTGACTTGAGTCTGATGTCTCGATCCAAAGTCCTGGTGAGCCACCAGACCGTGAACACGTCGGGAGCTGGTTCCAGCTTCGGCTGCTCCCTGTGACACCAGCTGGACGGACGAGCCCCCAGCTTCGCCAGTGGCCGCTTCCCGGGGCAGATTTCTACAAATTTGAAATTCAATCTGTAAAACTGATGGCAATTCAGCAAAGTAGCTCCTCTCCtttatttccagcattttcaGTCTCTGGAAAAGGGCATGTAAATAACAAGCAGTAAGTCAGATTGTTCTGGTCCTCTAAAAACTTTGTATTTGATAtgtatttcagattattttttttaacagtggtGAAGACactgcttagaatcatagaatcttcatggttggaaaggacctttaagatcatcaagtccaaccaaaagatcatcgagtccaacaaaaATGCTTAATGGTATCCTGTCAACAGCCAGCTGGACGTTCCCCCTCCAATGCAAAACAGGCCCTTTGCATGATGCAAAACTCCTTCAACAATATTGATAAGCGACAACCATGAGACAGAATCAtactggaaaaatgaaagaacaaattCTTGCAAAGCCTCTAGTTGGTGATGTCGGAATAATGATTTCGACAAGTGGCATAAAAAGGCAACCCCTTCTTTAAGGTCTCTTTCCTTACCAGTATCTCCCATGCAGCCACAACCAAGTGCATCCGCCACCCGTTTAAACAAGGTCTATAAATCCAAAGGGATGGTACCACTTTCAGGACACCTTCACACGTATCTTCCATGCAGGAACACCGAGGTCCTACAGTGCACACACGTTCCTTGGGTTcctcagcccagctcctcctcctgtTGTCCTCTACATCAGAATTGCCCATATTGCTATTTCACAACTTATTTACCTACACAAAATATTTAGAGATGAAAGCCAGTGTGACGGCCATTTCAAGGACAGCCTCCAAGACTTTGAGCTGTATTACCTGTGAAAATGGCTCACAACAGCAGATGGACTTTCCTCAGTCAGAGGGTAAACAGTTTCAAAGACtatatttagatattttattttttttggctagtTGGAGTAGTTACTCTGCCAGTAACAAAAGGCACAGCCGCTAAAGAGAAAGGTGGAAATATCTGATGTAAACTTCAGGACAAGCCTTTGGAGCAGCTTGATCGCTTCTCAGCCCCTTACGTTGGGCTGGGATTGACTCATGCGTCGTCCTGAGAAGCAGCTGCAGTTGTACTCTGTATTTACAGGGCTTCAGACCATGTTTAGGCTGAATTTCCCTGTACAACAGCAGTGGCTGGTTGCAGTCCTACTTGTTTATGTAGCTAATGGGATGTCATAGAAACTGGCATTGCTCTCATGGCATCTGTCACCTGCACCTTGCACCCAGCCACCACCAGCCAACCGGCAATAACAAGCATATGGGCATGCAGGGATCACTCCGTTACATCACGAAACAAGATGAAATCAAATACTTTCATGTGCAGAGCATTGTTTGTCTCAAATAACTAAAACAAATGTTGAAATGTGAGTTGTTTGGCACTTTGTCATCACAGCGCTTTCGTCTCAGAAAACATGACTTAGATCAGAAGGGAATTTCCCCAAGTACATTTGAATTTTTGCTTAAATCACCCCATAGAAATATAAAGTGTTTCAGttgtgtttattaaaataaacacaaaagaatATCTGTCTTgttaaaatgaactgaaatatttaatttttgctcAGCCTGACTGTGACACGTCCACCTGAGCTACCATCAAGCCATGACATTTCTGAGTAATTTTTGCATCTCCTGACTCCACTTCTGTGGTCAGAGTCCTTAACCTGACTACGCTGCTTATAACACAATCTATTTAACCTTTAATTACAACTTGGTGCCACCCCATGGATGTTCATCACCACTAATGAGACCGTTCCCATGGGATGAAACCCTGCTTCCCCATGCACTCCGCTCTGTTTTGGTGTTGAGGAGCACAGCGGTGGGTGACTGCCCCCAGAGTGGGTTCAGTGGAGACCCTTCTTATGTTGTATATTGAAAGGGTGACTGAAAAACCTGCAAATTTGGATTTTCAGCTTCATACCTGCCATTCTTTTATCTCTGTTAACGCCCAGTAGCGCGGGCACATTACAAGAAGAAAGCGCCGAGACCAGCAGTTACGTAATACAGCTAATATTAATCAGTTGAGTCACAGTAACTATGTCAAAATTTCCTGCGGGGAATGTGTTTCGTTTGCTTATGATTTGTattgttagttgtttttttttcaaagttcatgCAAATACCTTTTGAACTTGTCTACAACCAAGCCAATAAAAGCAAGCTGACCTTCACACGCGCAAGACGCTGGAGCAGGTGAACTCAGGACAGAGCAAGCCCTCTCCATGAGATGTGGCATCACCTTCCTCCTGTGTCCCCCGCCCTGCTCCTCACACTTCGGCAGAAGCCGCAGCTCTCTCAAGCTTTGCTCACCACGACGCAGCTCGGGTTTTTGCAGCTATTTTCGGCACCGCCGCTGTACAGCAGCCAAGTTCACAGGCgcatttgtgtgattttttttattttttttttcataacttcctccaagtaggtctttttTCTCCATACTAAGCCCAACATTTTTACTCTTCCTAGGTCAACCAAAAGGCATCTTGTCTTGGCATCGCGCCTATCTGCCGGGGCCAGTTGCAGCATTTCTTATGAACGGTGCCAGCTCCCAGGGCggggagagcaggctgggaggTGGGGATCTGGCTTATTTACCAAAAGCCCATCAAAAACTATCTCTGTAGTGCAGACTCAGCGCCTTCAGAGCTAAAAGGGTAAGGATTTGAGTGCTTCCCCACGGGAAGGCAGCTCCCACTGGGTACACACTTTGGGGACTGAAGACAATgctatttttgttccatttttatgGCTGTTGTTGAGTCCACGTTGGGTTCCCCATCCTACCGTGGACTTCACCGAGCCCCTGGTATGTGCCAAGGCTGAGTTATTGCACTGCTTGAAAGCAGAGGGGAAGGCGGAGGAAACGACGCTGGCGGGGCGTTAGTGCACGAGCAGACGCATGCTCCGGATGTACGATAACAACATCCTGCCAAGTGCAGGAAGCTCTGTTTGCTGGCAGCCCTACAGCTCTCCAGCTTGAACCCCATGGTACCCAAAGTTCATGCATGGTGGTACCCAAGCTCTTGGATGTACatgaaacagcctcaagttgcgccaggggaggtttaggatggatactgggaaaaatttcttccctgaaagggctatcaagcatcggaacaggctgcccagggaagtggtggagtcaccatccatggaggtgtttaaaagccgggcagatgtggtgctgagggacatgggttagtggtggatttggcagtgcaAGGTTAACacttggactcaatgatcttaaaggtcttttccaacctaaatgactccaTGATCAACCAAGTGCTGATATTACGCCTACACATGCCAGTTTACAGCAGCAGAGGATTGACCTCTAACCCTCCGCTCTTGCACGTTAATAAAGCACTAAGCGAAggtttggagcaggctgggggtgcccgGCGCTGCAGGGAGTGCTGCAGCTGAACTCCGGCTCTGGAACCAGCGTCACGTCCCAATGGCTGCCGATGAGGAGTCTCTCCTGGAGGTTTTTCCCAGGTGTTAATTCACCTCGTGGGGTCCGGAGCTGCTCTGAGctctgggctgcagctccccgcCCTGGAGAGCTCTCCATGTCGCGCAAGTTCAGAGGTTATTAATAAACCACACAAGGGAAGGGTGGAGGGAGAACGTACTTGTGCTCAGAGCATCAAACACGAGCAGACATTTGATGTACTcaagtgtttttcttccctttttcaatTGCTGCTTTgattctttgactttttttttttttttagtatgcaAACATTACTTTCAAGCTCTTCCTGTTCTCACATCAAGGTGTATGCCGTTGGCTTTCTCACAGCAAAATTGCCCAAAATCTTTAAAACCTAAAGGTCAGGGGCATTGCCAAGGAGAGATTTCCATGTGTACCCTCGTCTGACACTCTCAGCTCCAGAAAAGCTCCACAGTGGCTCCTGAAGCAGCCTGGCCCAGCCTGCAGCCAACAGCCCCTTTCCagagatagaatcacagaatggtttgggctggaagggaccttaaaggccatccagtgccaccccctgccctgggcagggacattgcccaccagaccaggttgctccaaggcccatccaacctggccttgaacacctccaggtaTGGAGCACCCACAACcttgctgggcaacctgttccagtgcctcaccacccttacagtgaagaattttctcctaatatccaatttaaatctaccctccctcagtttgaaacccttacccctcatcccatcattACTCTCCCTGATagactccctccccacccttcctgtgagccccctttaggtactggaaggctgcaagaTGTGGATGAGGTGTTTGCTTTTGAGGATCGACCAGGAGAGCCTAGTTCTCAGCTGATCCCCCAAAACTTGCTTCCTTGTCCACCTTAACCAGCTGCAAACCCAAAATCTGCTCTTCTTGGATGTACACCACTCAGCCACCAAGCCTCCCCCAAAACCCAGAGCTTTCTAGTTCAATGACCAGTGCATAACAATGGTctcagccccagctcctctgcacTGCTGTAACCCCCCAGCACATGCAATCCCCCCCGCACACCCTTCCCATGCAGAAAAACTAGCCACGACATCACTGGGGTACGAACACTACCATAAGAAATTCACTGTGATGCTACTGGAAACACACTGTggttaccaaaaataaaataaaagaaaataaaatatcaacaaactgaaatgcagaaacagGTGTCAGGGTCTGTGCAGCCCCCAGTGCTTGGGGTAGTTGGTTGATGGATCAAAAATCTCAAGAATTGCCAACGCAGtcgcggccccacagacctggggcacCCACCCTTTACTTCCAGCTTCCTGAGAGACGTGCTGGGCAAAGCTTTGGCCATCGCCGATGATGCCCTTCCAGCTCCAGGTGGCTCGATCTCAATATTCCTTTATAGCATTGAATATTGGCCGCTCGAGCTCCCGGCCCGGGCTCAGCCCcgtcccccagcagcacccgtCTGCAAAGGCtgggcagggtggcaggagggacagggcaCAGCCAGCAGCTACTGCAGCCCCCAGAAACACCCGAGTCAGCCTCACGCGTGATAAAGCCTTGACTCATACTTTCAGGTTCTTCTGGTTTTGATCAAAACGCATCTGTTGCAAATTCACGCGATGCCACGCTGTCCCATGAAACCCCCCCGCACAGATTTGCATCATTTGGAGTAAAGCCCATCCTCCTCCCTTATTACCTAATTACCTTAATATGTTTATCACGGCGTTTCCCAGTAGCAAATGCAATTCCTAAGGTCATGTTTTCTAAAAGAGCCCGGATACCCCATGAGGATACAGATGTTGATGAGGATGAGCTAAAGCCATCGCCCACGGCTCTCACAGACGAAGCCCCCCGCGAGCAGGGAGACCTCAGCCCTGCGGTCCTGAAGGCGCAGCAGAAAGCAAAAGACAATTCAAAGACAGTTACACGAGAACAATTaatcagaaacagaaagcagcacACATCAAGGGAGTTAACCACAGGAGCATGCCTCCAGTGCTACCCGCCAGGATCACAAACACCAGCAGGTGAGCTGGAAAACCAGCGCCTTGCTGGAAGCCTCCACCAGCTTCGTGGCATTCACTCCTTTGTCTGCAGTCCTTTGCCACGTGGGCCTGATCCAGCACACAGACACACGTTCTCCTGCTTTCCCAGCaggtttgtttctatttttcgAGGATGCAAAAGGCTTGTAATCCCTGTGTGTGCCAACGTGCACCAAAACACTGACTCTGAAGAAACCCCTACCCAGGCACTTCCTACGCTCCTCTGGTGTGTTCAGCATCTGCTCCTGGTAGATATTtcatagaagcacagaatggtttgggttggaagggaccttaaagatcatccagtgccaccccctgccctgggcagggacacctcccaccacaccaggttgctccaagccccgtccaacctggccttgaacccctccagggatggggcagccacagcttctctgggcaacctgggccaggggctctctgccctcacagcaaagaattccttcctaatctctcatctaaatctcccctctttcagtgtaaaaccgttccccctcctcccatggctcccctccctgctccagagtccctccccagctttcctggagccccttgagggactggaaggggctccaaggtctccccggagccttctcttttccaggctgaacccccccaactctctcaacctgtcctccaACAGCTCCCAGAAGTTGCCCAGCCTGTCGCCACTTCTGCAGGCTACCGGGGATGATGGGCACCAGCTCCTTCTGCGCAACCTGTCAGCGGTGCACGTGTATGTCCATACGCCCAACAGCATCCAGCTCCCATTTTCCCCATGCAACACACCATTTATTTCTTAGCTGCCTCAGAATTTCTGTAGGAATAGTGCTTCATCTCAGGAATGCCTGAATATCTAATTATCACCTTAACTGAGGCTTGATTCGTTCTAGCAATTAAATTAAggcaacaaagca
This is a stretch of genomic DNA from Larus michahellis chromosome 11, bLarMic1.1, whole genome shotgun sequence. It encodes these proteins:
- the LOC141749696 gene encoding uncharacterized protein LOC141749696 isoform X1 — translated: MGNSDVEDNRRRSWAEEPKERVCTVGPRCSCMEDTCEGVLKVVPSLWIYRPCLNGWRMHLVVAAWEILKSAPGSGHWRSWGLVRPAGVTGSSRSWNQLPTCSRSGGSPGLWIETSDSSQWVLGDAPVAAWTIFNSVCRSGAGPSARSCQRSHVLERMQIFVPGLGGFPLWTFILSWLHGALRARGWSVKRGNSPCMARVSGDAASAPLLPSPASSATLEQIPRSLCISVPSRPPPGESQLPYLGVELRASVVDSHVTAELGCARGSSLWESA
- the LOC141749696 gene encoding uncharacterized protein LOC141749696 isoform X3, translated to MREPSAPPDPPQAPSRGRPAAGAAPSLQGKGKRKRSAVSLRSGAGGGGRSAGTASPPGHHPGSIPGRSNPSGAPRLEHPWPEHPPRGTHPGASSPAGASPLAPRQLERLKMLEIKERSYFAELPSVLQIEFQICRNLPREAATGEAGGSSVQLVSQGAAEAGTSSRRVHGLVAHQDFGSRHQTQVNGFWETHLWPHGLSLIASVGQELVRLPGRVSGPMCWRGCSA
- the LOC141749696 gene encoding uncharacterized protein LOC141749696 isoform X2, producing the protein MREPSAPPDPPQAPSRGRPAAGAAPSLQGKGKRKRSAVSLRSGAGGGGRSAGTASPPGHHPGSIPGRSNPSGAPRLEHPWPEHPPRGTHPGASSPAGASPLAPRQLERLKMLEIKERSYFAELPSVLQIEFQICRNLPREAATGEAGGSSVQLVSQGAAEAGTSSRRVHGLVAHQDFGSRHQTQVNGFWETHLWPHGLSLIASVGQELVRLPGRVSGPMCWRGCRSLFLGSVGFPCGPSSSPGCMERYGLGDGV